A single genomic interval of Kineosporia corallincola harbors:
- a CDS encoding TetR/AcrR family transcriptional regulator — translation MTPRRADQDTRVNLLDAAEKIFATKGYAAVGINEVLSSVGVPKGSFYHYFASKDAFGEAVIGHYFEHYLLEIDQIMGRPDASWAQRLMAYWENWRSTQSLDECQGRCLAVKLGAEVADMSEPMRLALKTGTTGVVDRLEKAVAGGAADGSLTLRGEARAMAGSLYELWLGASVMAKVHRSITPMDHATATTRQLLGL, via the coding sequence ATGACACCCAGGCGCGCCGACCAGGACACGCGCGTGAACCTGCTCGACGCGGCCGAGAAGATCTTCGCCACCAAGGGCTATGCCGCGGTCGGGATCAACGAGGTGCTCTCCAGCGTCGGGGTGCCCAAAGGCTCCTTCTACCACTACTTCGCCTCCAAGGACGCGTTCGGCGAGGCGGTGATCGGGCACTACTTCGAGCACTACCTGCTGGAGATCGACCAGATCATGGGCCGGCCCGACGCGTCCTGGGCGCAACGGCTGATGGCCTACTGGGAGAACTGGCGCTCCACGCAGAGTCTCGACGAGTGCCAGGGGCGTTGCCTGGCGGTCAAACTCGGCGCCGAGGTGGCGGACATGTCCGAGCCGATGCGCCTGGCCCTGAAGACCGGCACCACCGGCGTGGTCGACCGCCTGGAGAAGGCCGTGGCGGGCGGCGCCGCCGACGGCTCGCTGACGCTGCGCGGCGAGGCCCGGGCGATGGCCGGGTCGCTGTACGAATTGTGGCTCGGCGCAAGCGTGATGGCCAAGGTGCACCGCAGCATCACCCCGATGGACCACGCCACGGCGACCACCCGGCAGCTCCTCGGGCTCTGA
- a CDS encoding aminotransferase class III-fold pyridoxal phosphate-dependent enzyme has translation MTVSSSAPQTLRGSGPADQALRARARQVVPGGMWGHLSVEANQLPANYPQFFASGEGPRVRDVDGHEYLDLMCAWGPMLIGYRNPKVEAAVRAQLDRGDTLNGPSARMVELAELLVNTVAHADWAVFAKNGTDATSTSCAIARAATGRRKILKATTSYHGANAQFNPFVNGTTPEDRAHIVEFAYNDLASLEAAAARHEGDVAAVIVTPFFHDGFGDLAAVDPAFARGVRALCDRLGAALILDEVRTGFRLDAAGSWEPLGVRPDLSAFSKALANGHALAAVTGVDALRDAVTKIYLTGSFWAQAAPMAAGIATVQEVVATDAVAAMRTLGEQLADGMRQQAAAAGVGFVASGHPAMPKIRFTDDVDSIDRATQFCFTALEHGAYLHPWHNWFLSSAHTPDTIAQVLAATEAGFQAVRDRF, from the coding sequence ATGACGGTCAGCTCCTCCGCACCCCAGACCCTGCGCGGCTCCGGCCCCGCCGACCAGGCCCTGCGCGCCCGCGCCCGGCAGGTGGTGCCCGGCGGCATGTGGGGGCACCTGTCCGTCGAGGCCAACCAGCTGCCGGCCAACTACCCGCAGTTCTTCGCCTCCGGCGAGGGGCCGCGGGTGCGGGACGTGGACGGCCACGAGTACCTGGACCTGATGTGTGCCTGGGGCCCGATGCTGATCGGCTACCGCAACCCGAAGGTCGAGGCGGCCGTGCGCGCGCAGCTGGACCGGGGCGACACCCTCAACGGCCCGTCGGCGCGGATGGTCGAGCTGGCCGAGCTGCTGGTGAACACCGTGGCCCACGCCGACTGGGCGGTGTTCGCCAAGAACGGCACCGACGCCACCTCCACGTCGTGCGCGATCGCCCGGGCCGCGACCGGCCGCCGCAAGATCCTCAAGGCGACCACGTCGTACCACGGCGCCAATGCCCAGTTCAACCCGTTCGTCAACGGCACCACCCCCGAAGACCGCGCCCACATCGTCGAATTCGCCTACAACGACCTCGCCTCCCTGGAGGCCGCCGCCGCGCGGCACGAGGGAGACGTGGCCGCCGTCATCGTGACCCCGTTCTTCCACGACGGTTTCGGTGACCTCGCCGCCGTCGACCCGGCCTTCGCCCGCGGCGTGCGGGCCCTGTGCGACCGGCTCGGCGCGGCCCTGATCCTCGACGAGGTGCGCACCGGCTTCCGCCTCGACGCGGCGGGCAGCTGGGAACCCCTGGGGGTGCGGCCCGACCTGAGCGCGTTCAGCAAGGCCCTGGCCAACGGCCACGCCCTGGCCGCCGTCACCGGCGTGGACGCGCTGCGCGACGCGGTCACGAAAATCTATCTGACCGGCTCGTTCTGGGCGCAGGCCGCGCCGATGGCGGCCGGCATCGCGACCGTCCAGGAGGTCGTGGCCACCGACGCCGTCGCCGCCATGCGCACCCTGGGCGAGCAGCTGGCCGACGGCATGCGGCAGCAGGCCGCGGCCGCCGGCGTCGGATTCGTCGCCTCCGGGCACCCGGCCATGCCGAAGATCCGGTTCACGGACGACGTGGACAGCATCGACCGCGCCACCCAGTTCTGTTTCACCGCCCTGGAACACGGCGCCTACCTGCACCCCTGGCACAACTGGTTCCTCAGCTCCGCCCACACCCCGGACACGATCGCGCAGGTGCTGGCCGCCACCGAGGCCGGTTTCCAGGCCGTGCGCGACCGGTTCTGA
- a CDS encoding VOC family protein, translated as MALDWEQVIVHSADPVALGQWWADALGWVVVHSSDDEFEIRPAADRTPGLDFVRLDEAKQSKSRLHLDFRPDDQAAEVARLVAHGARRVDIGQGEQSWVVLADPEGNEFCVLG; from the coding sequence ATGGCCTTGGATTGGGAACAGGTAATCGTGCACTCGGCCGACCCCGTGGCGCTGGGGCAGTGGTGGGCGGACGCCCTGGGCTGGGTGGTGGTGCACTCCTCCGACGACGAGTTCGAGATCCGGCCGGCGGCCGACCGCACGCCCGGGCTGGACTTCGTGCGGCTCGACGAGGCGAAGCAGAGCAAGAGCCGCCTGCACCTGGACTTCCGGCCCGACGACCAGGCGGCCGAGGTGGCGCGGCTGGTGGCGCACGGCGCCCGGCGGGTCGACATCGGCCAGGGGGAGCAGTCCTGGGTCGTGCTGGCCGACCCGGAGGGCAACGAGTTCTGCGTGCTCGGCTGA
- a CDS encoding putative bifunctional diguanylate cyclase/phosphodiesterase, with product MAAQQTVREEIPPRPLSSLTRDPVLLGLVALTVVGCVLFQVFPDDLARRTQIYWAVQVPMDGALAVGAWRLRHLAPARYRRFWSFIAFAGASFTLGDTFQFGSSLVDPEHTTTGGGLVQNVLFVIGMSANVLACLMFPQGLQTGRERLIFWLDSATVLVGGGVLAWCFAVNPIDQNTDRVAASLTVALVIVAAFAATKVALCPEPPMDRIAAWPMVAAPIVQGVSTFLLGAFGQQDRAYGFAVQLLPSLLIAVGPRIQEITVRIAGNEARRRRRPYSLLPYGMVAFTFVMFFLVLPQDVSIQLWGAIAGVVVITALVAGRQLIAFQDNTLLIGRLDVALDDLKGQDALLRWQASHDALTGLANRARFQQEATRLLGSTDTARSHTALLIDLDDFKTVNDTMGHAAGDTLLVSVADRLRAAVRPGDLVARLGGDEFAVLMPDADDVAARAVAENVLRHVTQDVDMLQHTVAVRASVGIAVARPGAAPSTLLSNADIAMYEAKRRGKDTWALFSSEMGLRINAEAEMIREMAAAADAGQFTLVYQPIVRLDDMTMTGVEALIRWYHPERGLISPVDFIPLAERSGHIVSIGRWALREATRQAAAWRARFPQAEHLTVGVNVAGRQLRSGQFVEEVAAVLAETGLPASCLSIEVTETAVLDDQESIDAMLRLRELGVKLALDDFGTAASSLGLLLTCPVTTLKLDRSFVESIITVGRQAAVATAVSQMANALDFSSVAEGIETEEQCGLLRELGYRYGQGYLFSRPVTADQLAGHWVLPAPGALAVSAG from the coding sequence GTGGCAGCCCAGCAGACAGTCCGGGAGGAGATCCCGCCGCGCCCGCTGAGCAGCCTCACCCGGGACCCGGTGCTGCTCGGCCTGGTCGCGCTCACCGTGGTGGGATGCGTGCTGTTCCAGGTGTTTCCGGACGACCTGGCCCGCCGTACGCAGATCTACTGGGCCGTGCAGGTGCCGATGGACGGCGCGCTCGCGGTGGGGGCGTGGCGCCTGCGGCACCTGGCGCCCGCCCGCTACCGGCGCTTCTGGTCGTTCATCGCGTTCGCCGGGGCGTCGTTCACGCTGGGCGACACCTTCCAGTTCGGCAGCTCGCTGGTCGACCCGGAGCACACCACCACCGGTGGCGGCCTGGTGCAGAACGTCCTGTTCGTGATCGGGATGTCGGCCAACGTGCTGGCCTGCCTGATGTTCCCGCAGGGCCTCCAGACCGGCCGGGAGCGGCTGATCTTCTGGCTCGACTCCGCCACCGTGCTGGTCGGTGGCGGGGTGCTGGCCTGGTGCTTCGCGGTGAACCCGATCGACCAGAACACCGACCGGGTGGCCGCCAGCCTGACCGTGGCGCTGGTGATCGTGGCCGCGTTCGCGGCGACCAAGGTGGCGTTGTGCCCCGAGCCGCCGATGGACCGGATCGCCGCCTGGCCGATGGTGGCCGCGCCGATCGTGCAGGGCGTGAGCACCTTCCTGCTGGGCGCTTTCGGCCAGCAGGACAGGGCGTACGGGTTCGCCGTGCAGCTGCTGCCGTCGCTGCTGATCGCGGTCGGGCCACGGATCCAGGAGATCACGGTGCGGATCGCCGGGAACGAGGCCCGGCGCCGGCGCCGGCCGTACAGCCTGCTGCCCTACGGCATGGTGGCGTTCACCTTCGTGATGTTCTTCCTGGTGCTGCCGCAGGACGTGTCGATCCAGCTGTGGGGTGCCATCGCCGGGGTGGTGGTGATCACCGCGCTGGTGGCCGGGCGGCAGCTGATCGCGTTCCAGGACAACACGCTGCTGATCGGGCGTCTCGACGTGGCCCTGGACGACCTCAAGGGCCAGGACGCGCTGTTGCGCTGGCAGGCCTCGCACGACGCGCTCACCGGCCTGGCCAACCGGGCCCGGTTCCAGCAGGAGGCGACCCGGCTGCTGGGGAGCACCGACACCGCGCGCAGCCACACCGCCCTGCTGATCGACCTGGACGACTTCAAGACCGTCAACGACACCATGGGGCACGCCGCGGGTGACACCCTGCTGGTCTCGGTCGCCGACCGGCTGCGCGCCGCGGTGCGGCCGGGGGACCTGGTGGCGCGGCTGGGCGGCGACGAGTTCGCGGTGCTGATGCCCGACGCCGACGACGTCGCGGCCCGCGCGGTGGCCGAGAACGTGCTGCGTCACGTCACCCAGGACGTCGACATGCTCCAGCACACCGTGGCGGTGCGGGCCAGCGTCGGTATCGCCGTGGCCCGGCCCGGCGCCGCCCCCTCCACGTTGCTGAGCAACGCCGACATCGCGATGTACGAGGCGAAACGGCGCGGCAAGGACACCTGGGCGCTGTTCAGCAGCGAGATGGGCCTGCGGATCAACGCCGAGGCGGAGATGATCCGGGAGATGGCCGCGGCCGCCGACGCCGGCCAGTTCACCCTGGTTTACCAGCCGATCGTGCGGCTCGACGACATGACGATGACCGGCGTCGAGGCGCTGATCCGCTGGTACCACCCCGAGCGCGGCCTGATCTCGCCCGTCGACTTCATCCCGCTGGCCGAACGGTCGGGCCACATCGTGTCGATCGGCCGCTGGGCCCTGCGCGAGGCCACCCGCCAGGCCGCGGCCTGGCGCGCGCGGTTCCCGCAGGCCGAGCACCTCACGGTCGGCGTCAACGTGGCCGGGCGCCAGCTGCGCTCGGGCCAGTTCGTGGAGGAGGTCGCCGCGGTGCTGGCCGAGACCGGGCTACCCGCCTCCTGCCTGAGCATCGAGGTCACCGAGACCGCCGTGCTCGACGACCAGGAGTCGATCGACGCCATGCTGCGGCTGCGCGAGCTCGGGGTGAAGCTGGCCCTGGACGACTTCGGCACCGCCGCGTCGTCCCTGGGCCTGCTGCTCACCTGCCCGGTCACCACGCTGAAGCTGGACCGCTCGTTCGTCGAGTCGATCATCACCGTGGGCCGGCAGGCCGCGGTCGCGACCGCCGTCAGCCAGATGGCCAACGCCCTCGACTTCTCCTCGGTGGCCGAGGGCATCGAGACCGAGGAGCAGTGCGGCCTGCTGCGCGAGCTGGGCTACCGCTACGGCCAGGGTTACCTGTTCTCGCGGCCGGTCACGGCCGACCAGCTGGCCGGGCACTGGGTGCTCCCGGCCCCCGGCGCGCTCGCGGTGAGCGCGGGCTAG
- a CDS encoding APC family permease: protein MSISSPPHDAPADTPGGTLGARHLILLVIAAAGPLGVAVGNLPGGLFLGNGVGLPSAYLVAAVAIGCLAVGFVAMNRAVPDGGGFAGFVTAGLGRPWGLGAAYVTSISYWAGSLSLAAGVGYYGNLIGELHGFSMPWWAYSLAGFALTFVLGRRAADLSARVLVTLMVAEVLVVIGLDIAILADHGFSAFPLESFSPHQALSGNLGPALMIGFTSFIGIESAILYTREARRPEKSVPMATYVSVVMIGGLYILTAWLVVGALGAKDAVATATEQQGNLVFVLATQEVGEWFSTVVQVFFVTSLLACLIALHNASARYIQVLGSQKALPARLGVLHPRFQAPANASDVLIVIGVVLFVVFAVFGANPYIGVGSSLTGLFTLGIVAVQAVVALATVVYFRGSTTTNRWVTVVVPAVGGIIATVAAVAIVINYDILVGSTSVLGRLVPLVLLIALLAGPLVARRTNFQPKP from the coding sequence ATGTCGATCTCCTCCCCACCCCACGACGCGCCGGCCGACACCCCCGGCGGCACCCTGGGCGCACGTCATCTGATACTGCTCGTCATCGCCGCGGCCGGGCCACTCGGTGTCGCCGTCGGCAACCTGCCCGGCGGCCTGTTCCTCGGCAACGGCGTGGGCCTGCCCTCGGCCTACCTGGTCGCGGCCGTCGCGATCGGCTGTCTCGCCGTCGGTTTCGTGGCCATGAACCGGGCGGTGCCGGACGGCGGCGGTTTCGCCGGGTTCGTCACCGCGGGCCTCGGCCGGCCGTGGGGCCTGGGTGCCGCCTACGTCACCTCGATCTCGTACTGGGCCGGAAGTCTCTCCCTGGCAGCCGGTGTCGGCTACTACGGCAACCTGATCGGCGAGCTGCACGGCTTCTCGATGCCCTGGTGGGCCTACTCGCTGGCCGGTTTCGCGCTGACCTTCGTGCTCGGCCGCCGGGCCGCCGACCTGTCCGCCCGGGTGCTGGTGACCCTGATGGTGGCCGAGGTGCTGGTCGTGATCGGGCTGGACATCGCGATCCTGGCAGACCACGGGTTCTCCGCCTTCCCGCTGGAGTCCTTCAGCCCGCACCAGGCACTCTCGGGCAATCTCGGGCCCGCGCTGATGATCGGTTTCACCAGCTTCATCGGTATCGAGTCGGCGATCCTCTATACCCGTGAGGCCCGCCGCCCGGAAAAGTCCGTGCCGATGGCCACCTACGTGTCGGTCGTCATGATCGGCGGCCTGTACATCCTGACCGCCTGGCTCGTGGTCGGCGCGCTGGGGGCGAAGGACGCCGTCGCGACCGCCACCGAGCAGCAGGGCAATCTGGTGTTCGTGCTGGCCACGCAGGAGGTGGGCGAGTGGTTCTCGACGGTTGTCCAGGTCTTCTTCGTCACCTCGCTGCTGGCCTGCCTGATCGCCCTGCACAACGCCAGTGCACGCTACATCCAGGTGCTCGGCTCGCAGAAGGCGCTGCCGGCCCGGCTCGGGGTGCTGCACCCGCGGTTCCAGGCTCCCGCCAACGCCTCTGACGTGCTGATCGTCATCGGGGTGGTGCTGTTCGTGGTGTTCGCGGTGTTCGGGGCCAACCCGTACATCGGTGTCGGCAGCAGCCTGACCGGCCTGTTCACACTCGGGATCGTCGCCGTGCAGGCCGTGGTCGCGCTGGCCACCGTGGTCTACTTCCGCGGCTCCACCACCACGAACCGCTGGGTGACCGTGGTCGTTCCGGCCGTCGGCGGCATCATCGCGACCGTCGCCGCGGTGGCCATCGTGATCAACTACGACATCCTGGTGGGCAGTACGTCGGTGCTGGGCCGCCTCGTCCCGCTCGTGCTGCTGATCGCCCTGCTGGCCGGTCCTTTGGTCGCACGCCGCACGAATTTCCAGCCCAAACCCTGA
- a CDS encoding TetR/AcrR family transcriptional regulator has product MPKIVDHDERRAQIVDATMRVVEQVGLEGTTIRAIAREAGCSTGVLAHYFKNKADILVTAHLAAFSAVRDRIAEHQADTDDAVALMRLALEEACPLDRPRLLEAGIDVSFWGLALHDEHLKEVRRRSHIDAIDFWESLVAGVVEQGRALPGASARAVAVETVLLIDGLSVNAVLFPDVMDAERQLAVIDEHLRSFVARG; this is encoded by the coding sequence ATGCCGAAGATCGTCGACCACGACGAGCGGCGCGCACAGATCGTGGACGCGACCATGCGGGTGGTGGAGCAGGTCGGGCTGGAGGGCACCACGATCCGGGCCATCGCCCGGGAGGCCGGCTGTTCCACCGGCGTCCTCGCCCACTACTTCAAGAACAAGGCCGACATCCTGGTGACGGCCCACCTCGCCGCCTTCTCCGCGGTGCGTGACCGGATCGCCGAGCACCAGGCCGACACCGACGACGCCGTGGCGCTGATGCGCCTGGCCCTGGAGGAGGCCTGCCCGCTCGACCGGCCGCGCCTGCTGGAGGCCGGTATCGACGTCAGCTTCTGGGGTCTGGCCCTGCACGACGAGCACCTCAAGGAGGTGCGGCGGCGTAGCCACATCGACGCCATCGACTTCTGGGAGTCGCTGGTGGCGGGGGTCGTGGAGCAGGGCCGCGCCCTGCCGGGCGCCTCTGCCCGCGCCGTGGCCGTCGAGACGGTGCTGCTGATCGACGGCCTGTCCGTCAACGCGGTGCTGTTCCCCGACGTGATGGACGCTGAGCGTCAGCTCGCCGTCATCGACGAGCACCTGCGGAGTTTCGTGGCGCGAGGCTGA
- a CDS encoding O-methyltransferase — protein MSPTAPVNRYDSSPAWRTVDDYFTAELVPEDDALVAARDSGARTTMPNAEVAANQGAFLGLLTQIAGARRVLEFGTLAGYSTIWFARATGPAGQVVSLELDPGNAAVAEENLRRAGLADRVEILIGPATDSAAALIENDAEPFDLVFIDADKPSNPAYLAAALRLTRPGAVIVIDNVVRDGAVADPDSDDPRVQGVRAVVADIAAHPDLDATALQTVGVKGWDGIVIARRR, from the coding sequence ATGAGCCCCACCGCACCGGTCAACCGCTACGACTCGTCCCCCGCCTGGCGCACGGTCGACGACTACTTCACCGCCGAGTTGGTGCCCGAGGACGACGCCCTGGTCGCGGCCCGCGACTCGGGCGCCCGTACCACCATGCCGAACGCCGAGGTGGCCGCGAACCAGGGAGCCTTCCTCGGTCTGCTCACCCAGATCGCCGGGGCCCGGCGGGTGCTCGAGTTCGGCACCCTGGCAGGCTATTCCACCATCTGGTTCGCCCGCGCGACGGGACCCGCCGGGCAGGTGGTCAGCCTGGAGCTCGACCCGGGTAACGCCGCCGTCGCCGAGGAGAACCTGCGCCGGGCCGGGCTGGCCGACCGGGTCGAGATCCTGATCGGCCCGGCCACCGACTCCGCCGCGGCGCTGATCGAGAACGACGCCGAGCCCTTCGATCTCGTCTTCATCGACGCCGACAAGCCGAGCAACCCGGCCTACCTCGCCGCCGCCCTGCGCCTCACCCGGCCGGGCGCGGTCATCGTGATCGACAACGTGGTGCGCGACGGCGCCGTGGCCGACCCGGACAGCGACGACCCCCGGGTGCAGGGTGTGCGCGCGGTCGTCGCCGACATCGCCGCCCACCCCGACCTCGACGCCACCGCGCTCCAGACCGTCGGGGTGAAGGGCTGGGACGGGATCGTGATCGCCCGCCGGCGCTGA
- a CDS encoding type 1 glutamine amidotransferase domain-containing protein, whose translation MKVLIVLTSHDQLGDTGRKTGFWLEELAAPYYRLQQAGARITLVSPQGGQPPLDPKSNEPDSQTDDTRRFEADPQAMAALAATGRLADVDLAGFDAVFYPGGHGPLWDLAEDPHSIALIQNAIRGGKPVALVCHAPGVLRHVVNEDGTPLVAGRQVTGFTNTEEEEVGLTDVVPFLVEDELRARGGVYSQGPDWGSYVLRDGLLITGQNPGSSAEAADVLVGVLNAER comes from the coding sequence ATGAAGGTCCTGATCGTCCTGACCTCCCACGACCAGCTCGGCGACACCGGCAGGAAGACCGGCTTCTGGCTGGAGGAACTGGCCGCGCCGTACTACCGGCTCCAGCAGGCGGGGGCGCGGATCACGCTGGTCTCGCCGCAGGGCGGGCAGCCGCCTCTCGACCCGAAGAGCAACGAGCCGGACAGCCAGACCGACGACACCCGCCGGTTCGAGGCAGACCCGCAGGCGATGGCCGCGCTGGCCGCGACCGGCCGGCTCGCCGACGTGGACCTGGCCGGATTCGACGCCGTGTTCTACCCCGGCGGGCACGGTCCGCTGTGGGACCTGGCCGAGGACCCGCACTCGATCGCGCTGATCCAGAACGCGATCCGCGGCGGCAAGCCGGTCGCGCTGGTCTGTCACGCCCCCGGCGTGCTGCGCCACGTGGTGAACGAGGACGGCACCCCGCTGGTGGCCGGCCGGCAGGTCACCGGGTTCACCAACACCGAGGAGGAGGAGGTCGGCCTGACCGACGTCGTGCCGTTCCTGGTGGAGGACGAGCTGAGGGCCAGGGGCGGCGTCTACTCCCAGGGCCCGGACTGGGGTTCGTACGTGCTGCGTGACGGTCTGCTGATCACCGGCCAGAACCCCGGGTCCTCGGCCGAGGCGGCCGACGTGCTGGTCGGTGTGCTGAACGCGGAGAGGTAA
- a CDS encoding AAA family ATPase — MAHGVVLVNGYPGSGKSTLAEGLGRCLDVPVLSKDRVKEALADAGRGAPAIAGRGGPAIGARAMDAVWATVRELAGLVVVDCWWFRPRDLGFARAGLASATAGAAVEIWCDVPIVLARRRYGERDRHPVHRDDRDMTAEWADWEARGSRSP, encoded by the coding sequence GTGGCCCACGGCGTCGTTCTGGTGAACGGTTACCCCGGTTCCGGAAAGTCCACCCTGGCCGAAGGACTCGGCCGGTGTCTGGACGTGCCCGTGCTGTCGAAGGACCGGGTCAAGGAGGCCCTCGCCGACGCCGGGCGAGGTGCACCGGCGATCGCCGGGCGAGGTGGGCCGGCGATCGGCGCACGAGCCATGGACGCCGTGTGGGCGACGGTGCGGGAGCTGGCCGGTCTTGTCGTCGTCGATTGCTGGTGGTTCCGCCCGCGCGACCTCGGGTTCGCCCGGGCCGGGCTGGCGTCGGCCACCGCCGGAGCGGCCGTCGAGATCTGGTGCGACGTCCCGATCGTGCTGGCCCGCAGGCGTTATGGCGAGCGTGACCGGCACCCGGTGCACCGTGACGACCGGGACATGACCGCGGAGTGGGCGGACTGGGAGGCCCGGGGGTCCCGCTCTCCCTGA
- a CDS encoding PfkB family carbohydrate kinase, which produces MSVHRPPGRIAVLGPHIVDVLGRPVGEIPPGQGGILLDEIRMTVAGTGGGVAVDLAKLGRRVSVFGAVGDDALGGFLHSRLRSYGVDTAGLVAKTGVVTSSTILPIRANGERPSMHVLGATGLLRVADIDRAALHSAEALFLGGPETMPALLEPDGLELIRGFRAGGRPVFADCLYGGDPETLTRLTGLLPLLDWFLPNDDQLRALTGIHDLPTAARRLIELGAGAVAVTMGGDGTLLVRPDHADVVVPAYATTVVDTTGCGDSFDAGLVTGLLAGCAPEDAARLGNACGSLVATGLGSDAGIVDLDGVVAVIETADPESASRIRELVPPADDLHRMREEVAATCREVAARGVAVGGAGNISLRVGDQVLITRSGLRLEAATASDISVVTLDGDLVRGARPSSETGLHLGIYRRSGTGAVVHTHGMSSVAVGLVADELPRVHYNILRLGGRVPTVAHHVFGSAELARATGDAVAAGARAVLLRNHGSVSCGTTLDDAVENAELTEWLCDVYLSAARLGSPALLTPDDLEAVAGQATRLGYGER; this is translated from the coding sequence ATGTCAGTGCATCGCCCGCCCGGCCGGATCGCCGTCCTCGGCCCCCACATCGTCGACGTGCTGGGCCGCCCGGTCGGCGAGATCCCGCCCGGGCAGGGCGGAATCCTGCTCGACGAGATCCGGATGACCGTGGCCGGAACCGGCGGCGGGGTGGCCGTCGACCTGGCCAAGCTGGGCCGGCGGGTCTCGGTGTTCGGGGCGGTCGGCGACGACGCGCTGGGCGGGTTCCTGCACTCCCGCCTGCGGTCGTACGGTGTGGACACCGCCGGTCTGGTGGCCAAGACGGGTGTGGTCACGTCGTCCACCATTCTGCCGATCCGGGCGAACGGCGAGCGGCCCTCGATGCACGTGCTCGGCGCCACCGGCCTGCTGCGGGTGGCCGACATCGACCGTGCGGCACTGCATTCCGCCGAAGCGCTGTTCCTCGGCGGGCCGGAGACCATGCCCGCGCTGCTGGAACCGGACGGGCTGGAGCTGATCCGGGGGTTCCGGGCCGGCGGCAGACCGGTCTTCGCCGACTGCCTGTACGGCGGCGACCCGGAGACCCTCACCCGGCTCACCGGCCTGCTGCCCCTGCTCGACTGGTTCCTGCCGAACGACGACCAGCTGCGCGCCCTCACCGGCATCCACGACCTGCCCACCGCCGCCCGCCGGCTGATCGAGCTCGGCGCCGGGGCCGTGGCCGTCACCATGGGCGGCGACGGAACCCTTCTGGTGCGACCGGATCACGCCGACGTCGTGGTGCCCGCCTACGCGACCACGGTGGTCGACACCACCGGCTGCGGCGACTCCTTCGACGCCGGCCTGGTGACCGGCCTGCTGGCCGGCTGCGCCCCGGAGGACGCCGCCCGCCTCGGCAACGCCTGCGGCTCGCTGGTCGCGACCGGGCTCGGGTCCGACGCGGGCATCGTCGACCTGGACGGCGTGGTCGCCGTGATCGAGACGGCGGATCCCGAGAGCGCCTCCCGGATCAGGGAACTCGTCCCACCGGCGGACGATCTGCACCGGATGCGCGAGGAGGTCGCCGCCACCTGCCGCGAGGTGGCCGCCCGGGGCGTCGCCGTCGGCGGGGCCGGCAACATCAGCCTGCGGGTGGGCGACCAGGTGCTGATCACCCGGTCGGGCCTGCGCCTGGAGGCCGCCACCGCGAGTGACATCAGCGTGGTCACCCTGGACGGCGACCTGGTGCGGGGCGCGCGGCCGTCCAGCGAGACCGGGCTGCACCTGGGCATCTACCGGCGTTCCGGCACCGGCGCCGTGGTGCACACCCACGGAATGAGTTCCGTGGCCGTGGGTCTCGTGGCCGACGAGCTGCCCCGGGTGCACTACAACATCCTGCGCCTGGGCGGCCGGGTGCCCACGGTGGCGCACCACGTGTTCGGCTCCGCGGAGCTGGCGCGCGCCACCGGTGACGCCGTGGCCGCCGGGGCCCGCGCCGTGCTGCTGCGCAACCACGGATCGGTCAGCTGCGGAACCACTCTCGACGACGCGGTGGAGAACGCCGAGCTGACCGAATGGCTCTGCGACGTGTATCTCTCCGCCGCCCGGCTGGGGTCCCCCGCCCTGCTCACCCCGGACGACCTGGAGGCCGTGGCCGGGCAGGCGACACGCCTGGGGTACGGCGAGCGGTAG